The following coding sequences are from one Perognathus longimembris pacificus isolate PPM17 chromosome 13, ASM2315922v1, whole genome shotgun sequence window:
- the LOC125361600 gene encoding olfactory receptor 478-like has product MDSLVEGNHTAVTEFILLGLTQDPVLRVILFIIILGIYLVTLSGNLCTILLIRVSTQLHHPMYFFLSHLAFADMVFSSSVTPNMLVNFLTDKNMISYHGCAIQLGTAVFFGAVECFLLAAMAYDRFVAICNPLLYSTKMSTQVCVQLLVVAYIGGCLNASSFSISFFSLVFCGSNRVNHFFCDFAPLREVACFEDRVFILLTTFTAAFILAVTVIVIAISYIYILITILKMRSTEGRQKAFSTCTSHLTAVTLFYGTITFIYVMPRSSYSTDQNKVISVFYMVVIPMLNPLIYSLRNNEIKGALKRVLGRKMFS; this is encoded by the coding sequence ATGGATTCCCTGGTGGAGGGGAACCACACTGCAGTGACAGAGTTCATTTTATTGGGCTTAACACAGGATCCAGTCCTTCGAGTCATCCTCTTCATCATCATCCTGGGCATCTACCTGGTGACCTTATCTGGAAATCTCTGCACAATCCTTCTCATCAGAGTCTCCACTCAGCTCCACCaccccatgtactttttcctcagCCATTTAGCTTTTGCTGACATGGTCTTTTCATCTTCGGTCACACCCAACATGTTGGTTAATTTCCTGACAGACAAAAATATGATCTCCTACCATGGATGTGCCATCCAGCTTGGCACAGCTGTTTTCTTTGGGGCAGTTGAGTGTTTTCTTTTGGCTGCCATGGCCTATGATCGCTTTGTGGCCATTTGCAACCCACTGCTCTATTCAACCAAAATGTCTACACAAGTCTGTGTGCAGCTACTTGTAGTAGCTTACATAGGTGGTTGTTTAAATGCAtcatccttttctatttctttcttttccttagtgTTCTGTGGATCAAACAGAGTCAAtcatttcttttgtgattttgcACCACTACGTGAAGTTGCCTGTTTCGAAGACAGGGTCTTCATACTTCTTACCACATTTACTGCTGCCTTCATCCTTGCGGTCACAGTGATTGTCATAGCCATCTCCTACATCTACATCCTCATCACCATCTTGAAGATGCGCTCCACCGAGGGCCGTCagaaggccttctccacctgcacctcccacCTCACTGCGGTCACTTTGTTCTATGGGACCATTACATTCATTTATGTGATGCCTAGATCCAGCTACTCCACTGACCAGAACAAGGTGATATCTGTGTTCTACATGGTGGTCATCCCCATGTTGAACCCCCTCATCTACAGCCTCAGGAATAATGAGATCAAGGGCGCTCTGAAGAGAGTGCTTGGGAGGAAAATGTTTTCTTAG